The following are encoded in a window of Streptomyces sp. Go-475 genomic DNA:
- a CDS encoding response regulator transcription factor: protein MAIRVLLVDDQPLLRTGFRMILEAEQDLAVVGEAGDGLQALDQVRALQPDVVLMDIRMPRMDGVEATRQITGPGRDGPAKVLVLTTFDLDEYVVEALRAGASGFLLKDAPANELVQAIRVVAAGEAMLAPSITRRLLDKYATHLPSGDEPVPDTLHTLTDREVEVLKLVARGLSNAEIAADLFVSETTVKTHVGHVLTKLGLRDRVQAAVYAYESGLVRPGAQ, encoded by the coding sequence GTGGCCATCCGCGTCCTACTGGTCGACGACCAGCCGCTGCTCCGTACGGGCTTCCGGATGATCCTGGAGGCCGAGCAGGACCTCGCGGTCGTCGGCGAGGCCGGAGACGGCCTCCAGGCGCTCGACCAGGTGCGGGCCCTGCAGCCCGACGTGGTCCTGATGGACATCCGCATGCCGCGGATGGACGGTGTGGAGGCGACCCGGCAGATCACCGGCCCCGGGCGGGACGGCCCGGCGAAGGTGCTGGTGCTGACCACCTTCGACCTCGACGAGTACGTGGTGGAGGCCCTGCGGGCCGGGGCGAGCGGCTTCCTGCTCAAGGACGCGCCCGCCAACGAGCTGGTGCAGGCGATCCGCGTCGTGGCGGCGGGCGAGGCGATGCTCGCGCCGAGCATCACGCGCCGGCTGCTCGACAAGTACGCCACGCACCTGCCCTCGGGCGACGAGCCGGTGCCGGACACGCTGCACACGCTCACCGACCGCGAGGTCGAGGTGTTGAAGCTGGTGGCGCGCGGACTGTCCAACGCCGAGATCGCCGCCGACCTGTTCGTCAGCGAGACGACCGTGAAGACGCACGTCGGGCACGTGCTCACCAAGCTGGGCCTGCGCGACCGCGTGCAGGCCGCGGTGTACGCCTACGAGAGCGGGCTGGTGCGCCCCGGCGCGCAGTAG
- a CDS encoding ABC transporter substrate-binding protein has product MNIRNQWPVLPIVAGLASGLLTGCGTETGDSAGEGSNVVVGMSDDVLATDPASGYDPGSWLLFNNVFQSLLSFPKGATEPQPEAAESCSFTDTQTTVYKCTLKDGLKFSNGDELTSEDVKFSFDRMLKINDPDGPAIMFPTLQKVETPDEKTVVFRLNTADATFPSKIASGAGSIVDHREYDADGLRKDGQAVGSGPYKLDSFDKDQAVFSVNENYKGTAKVKNTGVTLKFFDGDQTALKQAIQNGEVDIAYRGLTASDIADTEKADNGTGVEVVEGSSAEVQHLVFNMNDPVAGKLGVRKAIAHLLDREALIRDVYQGTATPLYSIIPAGIAGHNTAFFDTYGARPSKAKAADALREDGITGKVKLTLWSTPSRYGPATDQELNAIAGQLNASGLFDADVKSVPFGQYEKDIAAGKYGVYVKGWVPDYPDADNFTAPFFGKGNVLNNNYDNSTITGSLIPRTAALTNRAATDKEFGELQDIVADELPVLPVWQAKQYAVVRDGVYGLEYCLDASTVFRFWELSKDA; this is encoded by the coding sequence GTGAACATACGCAACCAGTGGCCGGTCCTGCCCATCGTGGCGGGGCTCGCCTCCGGCCTGCTCACCGGCTGTGGCACGGAGACCGGAGACTCCGCGGGGGAGGGCTCCAACGTGGTGGTGGGGATGTCCGACGACGTCCTGGCCACGGACCCCGCCTCCGGCTACGACCCCGGCTCCTGGCTGTTGTTCAACAACGTCTTCCAGTCGCTGCTCAGCTTCCCCAAGGGCGCCACGGAACCGCAGCCCGAGGCCGCCGAGAGCTGCTCCTTCACCGACACCCAGACCACGGTCTACAAGTGCACGCTGAAGGACGGCCTCAAGTTCAGCAACGGTGACGAACTCACGTCCGAGGACGTCAAGTTCTCCTTCGACCGCATGCTGAAGATCAACGACCCGGACGGGCCCGCGATCATGTTCCCCACGCTGCAGAAGGTCGAGACCCCGGACGAGAAGACGGTCGTCTTCCGGCTCAACACGGCCGACGCCACCTTCCCCAGCAAGATCGCCTCGGGCGCCGGGTCCATCGTCGACCACCGCGAGTACGACGCGGACGGGCTCCGCAAGGACGGCCAGGCCGTCGGTTCCGGCCCCTACAAGCTCGACTCGTTCGACAAGGACCAGGCCGTCTTCTCCGTCAACGAGAACTACAAGGGCACCGCCAAGGTGAAGAACACCGGCGTGACGCTCAAGTTCTTCGACGGCGACCAGACCGCCCTGAAGCAGGCGATCCAGAACGGGGAAGTCGACATCGCCTACCGCGGCCTGACCGCGAGCGACATCGCGGACACGGAGAAGGCCGACAACGGCACCGGCGTCGAGGTCGTCGAGGGCAGCAGCGCCGAGGTCCAGCACCTGGTGTTCAACATGAACGACCCGGTCGCCGGAAAGCTCGGCGTCCGCAAGGCCATCGCCCACCTGCTCGACCGCGAGGCCCTCATCAGGGACGTCTACCAGGGCACGGCCACCCCGCTGTACTCGATCATCCCGGCCGGCATCGCCGGCCACAACACGGCCTTCTTCGACACCTACGGCGCCCGGCCCTCGAAGGCCAAGGCGGCGGACGCGCTGCGCGAGGACGGCATCACCGGCAAGGTGAAGCTGACCCTCTGGTCGACCCCGTCCCGCTACGGTCCGGCCACCGACCAGGAGCTGAACGCCATCGCCGGCCAGCTCAACGCCAGCGGCCTGTTCGACGCCGACGTCAAGTCCGTCCCCTTCGGCCAGTACGAGAAGGACATCGCGGCCGGCAAGTACGGCGTCTACGTGAAGGGCTGGGTGCCCGACTACCCGGACGCCGACAACTTCACGGCCCCCTTCTTCGGCAAGGGCAACGTGCTGAACAACAACTACGACAACAGCACCATCACCGGCTCGCTCATCCCGCGCACCGCGGCCCTGACCAACCGGGCCGCCACCGACAAGGAGTTCGGGGAGCTGCAGGACATCGTCGCCGACGAACTGCCCGTCCTGCCGGTGTGGCAGGCCAAGCAGTACGCGGTCGTCCGCGACGGCGTCTACGGCCTGGAGTACTGCCTCGACGCGTCGACCGTGTTCCGCTTCTGGGAGCTGAGCAAGGACGCCTGA
- a CDS encoding ABC transporter substrate-binding protein: MNRKTLVLPAVIGLLAPVLAACGGSDSGSSDSGAIVVGTTDRFTASKDAPAPLDPAYAYDVGTWNILRQTVQTLMIQPRGEGEPVPEAAERCGFTDTGNERYACTLRDGLKFANGDPVTAADVKYSIDRARSLKADSGVFALLSTIDTVETQGDREVIFHLKTADATFPYKLSTPVAGIVDPDDYPKNKLRDGFDLEGSGPYTLKADVENGAMVKAEFTRNPDYKGSLKVNNDKVDMVSFKDADAMGDALRKGDIDLMTRTMSPDQIRKLSGDGDTDIDLVEMPGLEIRYLGFNTDAPTVKSRAVRQAMAQVVNRSALVSKVYGSQAEPLYSLVPATITGHSNSFFNKYGDPNVTKARALLNQANITTPVKLTLHYTTDHYGPATKKEFEVLRDQLNSTGLFDVGIKGTPWDTFRPAEKKGEYDVYGMGWFPDFPDADNFLAPFLDADNTLGSPYDNSRIRNTLIPESRREADRLSASTSLTDIQDIVASDVPVLPLWQGKQYVAARDDITGTAYALNSSSTLQLWELGRGVSG, translated from the coding sequence ATGAACCGCAAGACTTTGGTGCTGCCGGCCGTGATCGGTCTGCTCGCGCCGGTGCTCGCCGCCTGCGGCGGGTCCGACAGCGGGAGCAGCGACAGCGGCGCGATCGTCGTCGGCACCACGGACCGGTTCACCGCCTCGAAGGACGCCCCCGCGCCCCTCGACCCGGCGTACGCCTACGACGTCGGCACCTGGAACATCCTGCGCCAGACCGTGCAGACCCTGATGATCCAGCCGCGCGGCGAGGGCGAGCCGGTACCGGAGGCCGCCGAGCGGTGCGGCTTCACCGACACCGGCAACGAGCGCTACGCCTGCACCCTGCGCGACGGACTGAAGTTCGCCAACGGCGACCCCGTCACCGCGGCCGACGTCAAGTACTCCATCGACCGCGCCCGTTCCCTCAAGGCCGACAGCGGTGTGTTCGCCCTGCTGTCCACCATCGACACCGTCGAGACGCAGGGCGACCGCGAGGTCATCTTCCACCTCAAGACGGCCGACGCGACCTTCCCGTACAAGCTGTCGACCCCGGTCGCCGGCATCGTCGACCCCGACGACTACCCGAAGAACAAGCTGCGCGACGGCTTCGACCTGGAGGGTTCCGGCCCGTACACCCTCAAGGCCGACGTCGAGAACGGCGCGATGGTCAAGGCCGAGTTCACCCGCAACCCCGACTACAAGGGGAGCCTGAAGGTGAACAACGACAAGGTCGACATGGTCTCCTTCAAGGACGCCGACGCCATGGGCGACGCGTTGCGGAAGGGCGACATCGACCTGATGACCCGCACCATGTCGCCCGACCAGATCCGCAAGCTCTCCGGTGACGGCGACACCGACATCGACCTCGTCGAGATGCCCGGCCTGGAGATCCGCTACCTGGGCTTCAACACCGACGCCCCGACCGTCAAGTCCAGGGCCGTGCGCCAGGCGATGGCCCAGGTCGTCAACCGCAGCGCGCTGGTCTCCAAGGTCTACGGCTCCCAGGCCGAGCCGCTGTACTCGCTGGTCCCGGCCACCATCACCGGCCACTCCAACTCGTTCTTCAACAAGTACGGCGACCCGAACGTCACCAAGGCCCGCGCCCTGCTGAACCAGGCGAACATCACCACCCCGGTGAAGCTGACGCTGCACTACACCACCGACCACTACGGCCCGGCCACCAAGAAGGAGTTCGAGGTCCTGCGGGACCAGCTGAACTCCACCGGCCTGTTCGACGTCGGCATCAAGGGCACGCCGTGGGACACCTTCCGCCCGGCCGAGAAGAAGGGCGAGTACGACGTCTACGGCATGGGCTGGTTCCCGGACTTCCCGGACGCGGACAACTTCCTCGCGCCCTTCCTCGACGCGGACAACACCCTCGGCTCGCCGTACGACAACAGCCGCATCCGCAACACCCTGATCCCCGAGTCGCGCCGAGAGGCGGACCGGCTGTCCGCCTCCACCAGCCTGACGGACATTCAGGACATCGTCGCCAGTGACGTGCCGGTGCTGCCGCTGTGGCAGGGCAAGCAGTACGTCGCCGCGCGCGACGACATCACGGGTACCGCGTACGCCCTCAACTCCTCCTCGACGCTCCAGCTCTGGGAGCTCGGGCGGGGCGTGAGTGGCTGA
- a CDS encoding HAD family phosphatase: protein MTSTVPALGTRTAEGSALQAVLLDMDGTLVDTEGFWWDVEAEVFASLGHTLDESWRHVVVGGPMTRSAGFLIEATGADITLDELTVLLNNGFEDRIDGGLPLMPGAGRLLAELYEYEVPTALVSASHRRIIDRVLTSLGAHHFTLTVAGDEVPRTKPHPDPYLAAAAGLGADPARCAVIEDTATGVAAAEAAGCRVVAVPSVAPIAPALRRTVVSSLEEVDLTFLHGLMTEMR from the coding sequence ATGACCAGTACGGTCCCCGCGCTCGGTACCCGGACGGCCGAAGGGTCGGCCCTCCAGGCCGTGCTCCTCGACATGGACGGCACCCTGGTGGACACGGAGGGCTTCTGGTGGGACGTCGAGGCCGAGGTCTTCGCCTCCCTCGGCCACACGCTCGACGAGTCCTGGCGCCACGTCGTGGTCGGCGGCCCCATGACCCGCAGCGCGGGGTTCCTGATCGAGGCCACCGGCGCCGACATCACCCTCGACGAGCTCACGGTCCTGCTGAACAACGGCTTCGAGGACCGCATCGACGGCGGTCTGCCGCTGATGCCGGGCGCCGGGCGGCTCCTGGCCGAGCTGTACGAGTACGAGGTCCCCACGGCCCTCGTCTCCGCCTCGCACCGGCGCATCATCGACCGGGTGCTGACCTCGCTCGGCGCGCACCACTTCACCCTGACCGTGGCCGGTGACGAGGTGCCGCGCACCAAGCCCCACCCCGACCCGTACCTGGCGGCCGCCGCCGGACTCGGCGCGGACCCGGCCCGCTGCGCCGTCATCGAGGACACCGCGACCGGCGTCGCGGCGGCCGAGGCCGCGGGCTGCCGGGTCGTGGCGGTGCCCTCCGTGGCGCCCATCGCCCCGGCCCTCCGCCGGACGGTCGTCAGCTCCCTGGAAGAGGTCGACCTGACATTTCTGCACGGGCTGATGACGGAAATGCGCTAG
- the metH gene encoding methionine synthase — MASLPLTPSTDSRTRVSALREALATRVVVADGAMGTMLQAQDPTLEDFENLEGCNEILNVTRPDIVRSVHDAYFAVGVDCVETNTFGANHSAMAEYEIADRIHELSEAGARIAREVADEYAAGDGRPRWVLGSVGPGTKLPTLGHITYGTIRDGYQANAEGLLAGGADALIVETTQDLLQTKASVLGARRAMEATGVEVPLLCSMAFETTGTMLLGSEIGAALTALEPLGIDMIGLNCSTGPAEMSEHLRYLTRHSRIPLLCMPNAGLPILTKDGAHFPLDPEGLADAQQNFVQDYGLSLVGGCCGTTPEHLRQLVERVRNVSPGERSPQPEPGAASLYQSVPFRQDTSYLAIGERTNANGSKKFREAMLDGRWDDCVEMAREQIREGAHMLDLCVDYVGRDGVADMEELAGRFATASTLPIVLDSTEVDVIRAGLEKLGGRAVINSVNYEDGDGPESRFAKVTQLAKEHGAALIALTIDEEGQARTAEKKVEIAERLIDDLTGNWGIHEEDILVDCLTFTICTGQEESRKDGIATIEGIRELKRRHPKVQTTLGLSNISFGLNPAARILLNSVFLDECVKAGLDSAIVHASKILPIARFSEEEVQTALDLIYDRRAEGYDPLQKLMQLFEGATAKSLKAGKAEELAALPLDERLQRRIIDGERNGLEADLDEALQERPALDIVNETLLEGMKVVGELFGSGQMQLPFVLQSAEVMKAAVAHLEPHMEKTDEAGKGTIVLATVRGDVHDIGKNLVDIILTNNGYNVVNLGIKQPVSAILDAAEEHKADVIGMSGLLVKSTVIMKENLEELNTRGLAARFPVILGGAALTRAYVEQDLHELYEGEVRYARDAFEGLRLMDALIGVKRGVPGAKLPELKQRRVRAAAPAAVEERPEEGHVRSDVATDNPVPEPPFWGTRVIKGVQLKEYASWLDEGALFKGQWGLKQARTGEGPSYEELVETEGRPRLRGLLDRLQTENLLEAAVVYGYFPCVSKDDDLILLDEQGNERTRFTFPRQRRGRRLCLADFFRPEDSGETDVVGLQVVTVGSRIGEETARLFEANAYRDYLELHGLSVQLAEALAEYWHARVRSELGFAGEDPDEMQGMFELKYRGARFSLGYGACPNLEDRAKIADLLQPERIGVHLSEEFQLHPEQSTDAIVIHHPEAKYFNAR, encoded by the coding sequence ATGGCCTCGTTGCCGCTGACCCCTTCCACAGACAGCCGGACCCGTGTGTCCGCGCTCCGAGAGGCCCTGGCCACCCGTGTGGTCGTGGCCGACGGAGCCATGGGCACCATGCTCCAGGCGCAGGACCCCACGCTGGAGGACTTCGAGAATCTCGAGGGCTGCAACGAGATCCTCAACGTGACCCGCCCGGACATCGTCCGCTCCGTCCACGACGCGTACTTCGCCGTCGGCGTCGACTGCGTCGAGACCAACACCTTCGGCGCCAACCACTCGGCCATGGCCGAGTACGAGATCGCCGACCGGATCCACGAGCTGTCCGAGGCCGGCGCCCGCATCGCCCGCGAGGTGGCCGACGAGTACGCCGCCGGCGACGGCCGGCCCCGCTGGGTCCTGGGCTCGGTCGGCCCCGGCACCAAGCTGCCCACGCTCGGCCACATCACCTACGGCACGATCCGCGACGGCTACCAGGCCAACGCCGAGGGCCTGCTCGCCGGCGGTGCCGACGCGCTGATCGTGGAGACCACGCAGGACCTCCTGCAGACCAAGGCCTCCGTCCTGGGCGCCCGCCGGGCCATGGAGGCCACCGGCGTCGAGGTGCCCCTGCTCTGCTCGATGGCCTTCGAGACCACCGGCACCATGCTGCTCGGCTCCGAGATCGGCGCGGCCCTGACCGCGCTGGAGCCCCTCGGCATCGACATGATCGGCCTGAACTGCTCCACCGGCCCGGCCGAGATGAGCGAGCACCTGCGCTACCTCACGCGCCACTCGCGCATCCCGCTGCTGTGCATGCCCAACGCCGGCCTGCCGATCCTCACCAAGGACGGCGCGCACTTCCCGCTCGACCCCGAGGGCCTGGCCGACGCCCAGCAGAACTTCGTCCAGGACTACGGCCTGTCCCTGGTCGGCGGCTGCTGCGGCACCACCCCCGAGCACCTGCGCCAGCTCGTCGAGCGGGTCCGGAACGTCAGCCCGGGCGAGCGCTCCCCGCAGCCCGAGCCGGGCGCCGCCTCGCTCTACCAGAGCGTGCCGTTCCGGCAGGACACCTCCTACCTGGCCATCGGCGAGCGCACCAACGCCAACGGCTCGAAGAAGTTCCGCGAGGCCATGCTGGACGGCCGCTGGGACGACTGCGTGGAGATGGCCCGCGAGCAGATCCGCGAGGGCGCGCACATGCTCGACCTGTGCGTGGACTACGTCGGCCGCGACGGCGTCGCCGACATGGAGGAGCTGGCCGGCCGCTTCGCCACCGCCTCCACCCTGCCGATCGTGCTGGACTCCACCGAGGTCGACGTCATCCGGGCCGGCCTGGAGAAGCTCGGCGGCCGCGCGGTGATCAACTCGGTGAACTACGAGGACGGCGACGGCCCCGAGTCCCGCTTCGCGAAGGTCACGCAGCTCGCCAAGGAGCACGGCGCCGCCCTCATCGCGCTCACCATCGACGAGGAGGGCCAGGCCCGCACCGCCGAGAAGAAGGTCGAGATCGCCGAACGGCTCATCGACGACCTCACCGGCAACTGGGGCATCCACGAGGAGGACATCCTCGTCGACTGCCTCACCTTCACCATCTGCACCGGCCAGGAGGAGTCCCGCAAGGACGGCATCGCCACCATCGAGGGCATCCGCGAGCTGAAGCGGCGCCACCCGAAGGTGCAGACCACCCTCGGCCTGTCCAACATCTCCTTCGGCCTCAACCCGGCCGCCCGCATCCTGCTGAACTCCGTCTTCCTCGACGAGTGCGTCAAGGCGGGCCTGGACTCGGCGATCGTGCACGCCTCGAAGATCCTGCCGATCGCCCGCTTCAGCGAGGAGGAGGTCCAGACCGCCCTGGACCTCATCTACGACCGCCGCGCCGAGGGCTACGACCCGCTGCAGAAGCTCATGCAGCTCTTCGAGGGCGCCACCGCCAAGTCCCTCAAGGCCGGCAAGGCCGAGGAGCTGGCCGCCCTGCCGCTGGACGAGCGCCTGCAGCGCCGCATCATCGACGGCGAGCGCAACGGCCTGGAAGCCGACCTCGACGAGGCCCTCCAGGAGCGGCCCGCGCTCGACATCGTCAACGAGACCCTGCTGGAGGGCATGAAGGTCGTCGGCGAGCTGTTCGGCTCCGGCCAGATGCAGTTGCCGTTCGTCCTGCAGTCGGCCGAGGTGATGAAGGCGGCCGTCGCCCACCTCGAACCGCACATGGAGAAGACCGACGAGGCCGGCAAGGGCACCATCGTGCTCGCCACCGTGCGCGGCGACGTGCACGACATCGGCAAGAACCTCGTCGACATCATCCTGACCAACAACGGCTACAACGTCGTCAACCTGGGCATCAAGCAGCCGGTCTCCGCGATCCTGGACGCCGCCGAGGAGCACAAGGCCGACGTGATCGGCATGTCCGGTCTCCTGGTCAAGTCCACCGTGATCATGAAGGAGAACCTGGAGGAGCTGAACACCCGGGGCCTGGCCGCCCGCTTCCCGGTGATCCTCGGCGGCGCCGCCCTCACCCGCGCCTACGTCGAGCAGGACCTGCACGAGCTGTACGAGGGCGAGGTCCGCTACGCCCGCGACGCCTTCGAGGGCCTGCGCCTGATGGACGCCCTGATCGGCGTCAAGCGGGGCGTGCCCGGCGCCAAGCTGCCCGAGCTGAAGCAGCGCCGGGTCCGGGCCGCCGCCCCGGCCGCCGTGGAGGAGCGCCCCGAGGAGGGGCACGTCCGCTCCGACGTCGCCACCGACAACCCCGTCCCCGAGCCGCCCTTCTGGGGCACCCGCGTGATCAAGGGCGTCCAGCTCAAGGAGTACGCGAGCTGGCTGGACGAGGGCGCCCTGTTCAAGGGCCAGTGGGGTTTGAAGCAGGCCCGCACCGGCGAGGGCCCCTCGTACGAGGAACTGGTCGAGACGGAGGGCCGGCCCCGGCTGCGCGGGCTGCTGGACCGGCTGCAGACGGAGAACCTGCTGGAGGCGGCCGTGGTCTACGGCTACTTCCCGTGCGTCTCCAAGGACGACGACCTGATCCTCCTGGACGAGCAGGGCAACGAGCGCACCCGCTTCACCTTCCCGCGCCAGCGCCGGGGCCGCCGCCTGTGCCTGGCCGACTTCTTCCGCCCGGAGGACTCCGGCGAGACGGACGTCGTGGGCCTCCAGGTCGTCACCGTCGGCTCGCGCATCGGCGAGGAGACCGCGCGGCTCTTCGAGGCCAACGCCTACCGGGACTACCTGGAACTGCACGGCCTGTCCGTGCAGTTGGCCGAGGCGCTCGCCGAGTACTGGCACGCGCGCGTGCGTTCCGAACTGGGCTTCGCCGGTGAGGACCCGGACGAGATGCAGGGCATGTTCGAGCTGAAGTACCGGGGCGCCCGCTTCAGCCTCGGCTACGGCGCCTGTCCCAACCTGGAGGACCGGGCCAAGATCGCCGACCTGCTCCAGCCGGAGCGCATCGGCGTCCACCTCTCGGAGGAGTTCCAGCTGCACCCCGAGCAGTCCACGGACGCCATCGTGATCCACCATCCGGAGGCCAAGTACTTCAACGCCCGCTGA
- a CDS encoding IclR family transcriptional regulator, protein MARNIQSLERAAAMLRLLAGGERRLGLSDIASSLGLAKGTAHGILRTLQQEGFVEQDDASGRYQLGAELLRLGTTYLDVHELRARALVWADDLARSSGESVYLGVLHQQGVLIVHHVFRPDDSRQVLEIGAMQPLHSTALGKVLSAYDPVAHSEALEADRKAFTDRTVCEPEAFEHILDVTRARGYAADVEETWEGVASLAAPIHDRRRMPVGAVGITGAVERLCRSDEERALRPELIAAVRDCARAVSRDLGAGRF, encoded by the coding sequence ATGGCACGGAACATCCAGTCGCTCGAACGTGCGGCCGCGATGCTGCGGCTCCTCGCGGGCGGCGAGCGGCGGCTCGGCCTGTCGGACATCGCCTCGTCGCTGGGCCTGGCCAAGGGCACCGCGCACGGCATCCTGCGCACCCTCCAGCAGGAGGGCTTCGTGGAGCAGGACGACGCCTCCGGGCGCTACCAGCTGGGCGCGGAGCTGCTGCGCCTGGGCACCACCTACCTCGACGTCCACGAGCTGCGGGCGCGCGCCCTGGTCTGGGCCGACGACCTGGCCCGTTCCAGCGGCGAGAGCGTCTACCTGGGCGTCCTGCACCAGCAGGGCGTGCTGATCGTGCACCACGTCTTCCGGCCCGACGACAGCCGGCAGGTGCTGGAGATCGGGGCCATGCAGCCGCTGCACTCCACGGCCCTAGGCAAGGTGCTGTCGGCCTACGACCCGGTGGCGCACAGCGAGGCCCTGGAGGCCGACCGCAAGGCGTTCACGGACCGTACGGTGTGCGAGCCGGAGGCGTTCGAGCACATCCTCGACGTCACCCGCGCGCGCGGGTACGCGGCGGACGTGGAGGAGACCTGGGAGGGCGTGGCCTCCCTCGCGGCCCCCATCCACGACCGGCGGCGCATGCCGGTCGGCGCGGTCGGCATCACCGGCGCCGTGGAGCGGCTGTGCCGGTCCGACGAGGAGCGGGCGCTGCGCCCGGAGCTGATCGCGGCGGTCCGGGACTGCGCCCGCGCGGTCTCCCGGGACCTGGGCGCCGGGCGGTTCTGA
- a CDS encoding MIP/aquaporin family protein, translating into MSSSDIFIGETIGTAILILLGGGVCAAVTLKASKARNAGWLAITFGWGFAVLTAVYTTAPLSGAHLNPAVTLALAIKDGDWSNVPVYWAGQLFGAMIGAALVWIAYYGQFQAHLTDREIVGGPGAQATTAKAVEAQEKGAGPVLGVFSTGPEVRVAWQNLATEIIGTIVLVLAVLTQGLNDKGNGLGTLGALITALVVVSIGLSLGGPTGYAINPARDLGPRIVHALLPLPNKGGSDWGYAWVPVVGPLIGGAIAAGIYNVAFA; encoded by the coding sequence GTGTCCAGCTCCGACATCTTCATCGGCGAGACCATCGGTACCGCCATACTCATCCTGCTCGGCGGCGGAGTCTGCGCCGCCGTGACGCTCAAGGCTTCCAAGGCCCGCAACGCCGGCTGGCTCGCCATCACCTTCGGGTGGGGCTTCGCGGTGCTCACGGCGGTCTACACCACGGCGCCGCTCTCCGGCGCCCATCTGAACCCGGCCGTCACCCTCGCGCTCGCGATCAAGGACGGCGACTGGAGCAACGTCCCGGTCTACTGGGCCGGCCAGCTCTTCGGCGCCATGATCGGCGCCGCACTGGTCTGGATCGCCTACTACGGCCAGTTCCAGGCCCACCTCACCGACCGCGAGATCGTCGGCGGTCCGGGTGCGCAGGCCACGACGGCCAAGGCCGTCGAGGCCCAGGAGAAGGGCGCCGGCCCCGTGCTGGGCGTCTTCTCCACCGGCCCCGAGGTCCGCGTCGCCTGGCAGAACCTGGCCACGGAGATCATCGGCACGATCGTGCTGGTGCTCGCCGTGCTCACCCAGGGCCTGAACGACAAGGGCAACGGCCTGGGCACCCTGGGCGCCCTGATCACCGCGCTCGTGGTGGTCTCCATCGGCCTGTCCCTCGGCGGCCCGACGGGGTACGCGATCAACCCGGCCCGTGACCTCGGTCCGCGTATCGTGCACGCCCTGCTGCCGCTCCCCAACAAGGGCGGCTCCGACTGGGGCTACGCCTGGGTCCCCGTGGTGGGTCCGCTGATCGGCGGCGCCATCGCGGCAGGCATCTACAACGTCGCGTTCGCTTAG